A genomic stretch from Halichoerus grypus chromosome 5, mHalGry1.hap1.1, whole genome shotgun sequence includes:
- the DNAJC16 gene encoding dnaJ homolog subfamily C member 16 isoform X2, with protein sequence MPIVPLLYKLTAFAYKDYLSFGYVHVGLRGAEEMTRRYNVNVYAPTILIFKEHINKPADVIQARGMKKQVIDDFLTQNKYLLAARLTSQKFFHELCPVKRSHRQRKYCVVLLTPEATKLSKPLEAFLSFALANTQDTVRFVHVYSSRQQEFANTLLPDIDTFQGKSAVSILERRTTGGRVVYKTLEAPWTGSESDKFTLLGYLDQLRRDPALLSSEAVLPDLTDELAPIFLLRWFYSASDYISDCWDSIFHNNWREMMPLLSLVFSALFILFGTVIVQAFSDSNDERESNPPDKEEAHEKAGKTEPTFTKENSSKVPKKGFVEVTELTDVTYTSNLVRLRPGHMNVVLILSNSTKTSLLQKFALEVYTFTGSSCLHFSFLSLDKHREWLEYLLEFAQDAAPIPNQYDKHFMERDYTGYVLALNGHKKYFCLFKPQKAVEEEEAVGSCGDLDSSLHLGETRGKSSCGLGPRPIKGKLSKLSLWMERLLEGSLQRFYIPSWPELD encoded by the exons ATGCCCATCGTGCCACTGCTGTACAAG TTGACTGCTTTTGCATACAAAGATTACTTGTCATTTGGATATGTACACGTCGGTTTGAGAGGGGCGGAAGAGATGACAAGACGGTACAATGTCAATGTCTATGCCCCCACCATCTTGATCTTTAAAGAACACATAAACAAGCCTGCAGATGTTATCCAG GCCCGAGGTATGAAGAAACAGGTCATTGACGACTTCCTCACCCAAAACAAGTATCTACTGGCAGCCAGGCTCACCAGCCAGAAGTTCTTCCATGAGCTCTGCCCCGTAAAGCGGTCTCACCGACAGAGGAA GTACTGTGTGGTTTTACTGACCCCCGAGGCTACCAAGTTGAGTAAACCCTTGGAGGCTTTCCTGTCCTTTGCCCTGGCAAACACACAAGACACAGTGAGATTCGTGCACGTCTACAGCAGTCGACAGCAGGAGTTCGCCAACACCTTACTACCAGACATTGATACGTTTCAAGGAAAATCAGCG gTGTCTATCTTGGAAAGGCGCACCACGGGAGGAAGGGTGGTGTATAAAACCCTGGAGGCTCCCTGGACAGGGAGTGAGAGTGATAAATTCACGCTTTTGGGCTATCTTGACCAGCTGCGCAGAGACCCCGCTCTGCTGTCCTCAGAAGCTGTGCTCCCGGACCTGACAGATGAACTTGCCCCT ATCTTTCTCCTCCGGTGGTTCTACTCTGCTTCTGACTACATCTCAGACTGCTGGGACAGCATATTTCACAACAACTG GCGGGAAATGATGCCCCTTCTGTCCCTGGTCTTCTCTGCCCTCTTTATCCTCTTCGGCACCGTCATCGTTCAGGCTTTCAG TGACTCAAACGATGAGCGAGAGTCCAACCCTCCAGATAAAGAGGAAGCTCATGAGAAGGCCGGGAAGACTGAGCCAACCTTCACCAAAGAAAACAGCAG CAAGGTTCCTAAAAAAGGCTTTGTGGAGGTAACTGAGCTCACAGATGTAACGTACACCAGTAACCTGGTCCGCCTGAGGCCAGGCCACATGAACGTGGTCCTCATCCTGTCAAATTCCACCAAGACCAGCCTACTACAGAAATTCGCTTTGGAGGTCTACACATTCACTGG GAGCAGCTGCCTGCACTTCTCCTTCCTGAGTCTAGATAAACACAGAGAATGGCTGGAATACTTGCTAGAATTTGCTCAGGATGCAGCCCCGATCCCAAACCAATACGACAAGCATTTCATGGAGCGTGACTACACAGGTTACGTGCTGGCCCTGAACGGTCACAAGAAGTACTTCTGCCTCTTCAAGCCCCAGAAAGCAGTGGAAGAAGAGGAGGCCGTGGGGTCCTGCGGTGATCTTGACTCTTCCCTCCATCTGGGCGAAACTCGAGGGAAATCTTCCTGTGGCCTTGGACCCAGGCCCATCAAAGGGAAATTGAGCAAGTTGTCCTTATGGATGGAGCGCCTGCTCGAAGGCTCCTTACAGAGGTTTTATATCCCGTCGTGGCCTGAACTAGACTGA
- the DNAJC16 gene encoding dnaJ homolog subfamily C member 16 isoform X1, whose protein sequence is MEVKKLSISWQFLIVLVLILQILSALDFDPYRVLGVSRTASQADIKKAYKKLAREWHPDKNRDPGAEDKFIQISKAYEILSNEEKRSNYDHYGDAGENQGYQKQPQQREYRFRHFHENFYFDESFFHFPFNSERRDSIDEKYLLHFSHYVNEVVPDSFKKPYLIKITSDWCFSCIHIEPVWKEVVQELEGLGVGIGVVHAGYERRLAHHLGAHSTPSILGIINGKISFFHNAVVRENLRQFVESLLPGNLVEKVTSKNYVRFLSGWQQENKPRVLLFDQMPIVPLLYKLTAFAYKDYLSFGYVHVGLRGAEEMTRRYNVNVYAPTILIFKEHINKPADVIQARGMKKQVIDDFLTQNKYLLAARLTSQKFFHELCPVKRSHRQRKYCVVLLTPEATKLSKPLEAFLSFALANTQDTVRFVHVYSSRQQEFANTLLPDIDTFQGKSAVSILERRTTGGRVVYKTLEAPWTGSESDKFTLLGYLDQLRRDPALLSSEAVLPDLTDELAPIFLLRWFYSASDYISDCWDSIFHNNWREMMPLLSLVFSALFILFGTVIVQAFSDSNDERESNPPDKEEAHEKAGKTEPTFTKENSSKVPKKGFVEVTELTDVTYTSNLVRLRPGHMNVVLILSNSTKTSLLQKFALEVYTFTGSSCLHFSFLSLDKHREWLEYLLEFAQDAAPIPNQYDKHFMERDYTGYVLALNGHKKYFCLFKPQKAVEEEEAVGSCGDLDSSLHLGETRGKSSCGLGPRPIKGKLSKLSLWMERLLEGSLQRFYIPSWPELD, encoded by the exons GCATCCTGACAAAAACAGAGATCCTGGAGCAGAAGACAAGTTCATCCAAATTAGCAAGGCTTATGAG ATTCTTTCCAATGAAGAAAAGAGGTCCAATTACGATCACTATGGAGATGCCGGAGAGAACCAGGGCTACCAGAAGCAGCCGCAACAGCGGGAATATCGCTTCCGGCATTTCCATGAGAATTTTTACTTTGATGAATCCTTTTTTCACTTCCCTTTTAATTCGGAGCGGCGGGACTCCATTGATGAGAAGTATTTATTGCACTTCTCGCACTACGTGAATGAAGTGGTTCCAGATAGCTTCAAGAAACCCTACCTCATCAAGATCACCTCAGATTGGTGCTTTAGCTGTATCCACATCGAGCCTGTTTGGAAAGAGGTAGTTCAAGAACTGGAAGGATTGG GTGTAGGAATTGGCGTGGTCCATGCTGGGTACGAGAGACGCCTGGCCCATCACCTGGGAGCGCATAGCACTCCCTCTATCCTGGGAATCATAAATGGGAAAATCTCCTTCTTCCACAATGCAGTCGTCCGCGAGAACCTACGACAGTTTGTAGAAAGTCTTCTTCCAGGGAACTTGGTGGAGAAA GTTACAAGTAAAAATTACGTCCGATTCCTCTCTGGCTGGCAGCAAGAGAATAAACCTCGTGTCCTTCTGTTTGACCAAATGCCCATCGTGCCACTGCTGTACAAG TTGACTGCTTTTGCATACAAAGATTACTTGTCATTTGGATATGTACACGTCGGTTTGAGAGGGGCGGAAGAGATGACAAGACGGTACAATGTCAATGTCTATGCCCCCACCATCTTGATCTTTAAAGAACACATAAACAAGCCTGCAGATGTTATCCAG GCCCGAGGTATGAAGAAACAGGTCATTGACGACTTCCTCACCCAAAACAAGTATCTACTGGCAGCCAGGCTCACCAGCCAGAAGTTCTTCCATGAGCTCTGCCCCGTAAAGCGGTCTCACCGACAGAGGAA GTACTGTGTGGTTTTACTGACCCCCGAGGCTACCAAGTTGAGTAAACCCTTGGAGGCTTTCCTGTCCTTTGCCCTGGCAAACACACAAGACACAGTGAGATTCGTGCACGTCTACAGCAGTCGACAGCAGGAGTTCGCCAACACCTTACTACCAGACATTGATACGTTTCAAGGAAAATCAGCG gTGTCTATCTTGGAAAGGCGCACCACGGGAGGAAGGGTGGTGTATAAAACCCTGGAGGCTCCCTGGACAGGGAGTGAGAGTGATAAATTCACGCTTTTGGGCTATCTTGACCAGCTGCGCAGAGACCCCGCTCTGCTGTCCTCAGAAGCTGTGCTCCCGGACCTGACAGATGAACTTGCCCCT ATCTTTCTCCTCCGGTGGTTCTACTCTGCTTCTGACTACATCTCAGACTGCTGGGACAGCATATTTCACAACAACTG GCGGGAAATGATGCCCCTTCTGTCCCTGGTCTTCTCTGCCCTCTTTATCCTCTTCGGCACCGTCATCGTTCAGGCTTTCAG TGACTCAAACGATGAGCGAGAGTCCAACCCTCCAGATAAAGAGGAAGCTCATGAGAAGGCCGGGAAGACTGAGCCAACCTTCACCAAAGAAAACAGCAG CAAGGTTCCTAAAAAAGGCTTTGTGGAGGTAACTGAGCTCACAGATGTAACGTACACCAGTAACCTGGTCCGCCTGAGGCCAGGCCACATGAACGTGGTCCTCATCCTGTCAAATTCCACCAAGACCAGCCTACTACAGAAATTCGCTTTGGAGGTCTACACATTCACTGG GAGCAGCTGCCTGCACTTCTCCTTCCTGAGTCTAGATAAACACAGAGAATGGCTGGAATACTTGCTAGAATTTGCTCAGGATGCAGCCCCGATCCCAAACCAATACGACAAGCATTTCATGGAGCGTGACTACACAGGTTACGTGCTGGCCCTGAACGGTCACAAGAAGTACTTCTGCCTCTTCAAGCCCCAGAAAGCAGTGGAAGAAGAGGAGGCCGTGGGGTCCTGCGGTGATCTTGACTCTTCCCTCCATCTGGGCGAAACTCGAGGGAAATCTTCCTGTGGCCTTGGACCCAGGCCCATCAAAGGGAAATTGAGCAAGTTGTCCTTATGGATGGAGCGCCTGCTCGAAGGCTCCTTACAGAGGTTTTATATCCCGTCGTGGCCTGAACTAGACTGA